The Paraburkholderia acidisoli genome contains a region encoding:
- a CDS encoding flagellar protein FliT, giving the protein MNASTRMEHIWQLTKAIEQAAAVGEWERAAQIADERSPLLMALGAQQPPAVLAQIREILAIDAHIAKVAQNAQTTLGVEYEASMRATRNVSQYQRIAQF; this is encoded by the coding sequence ATGAACGCATCGACCCGCATGGAACACATCTGGCAACTCACGAAGGCCATCGAGCAGGCGGCCGCCGTGGGCGAATGGGAACGCGCCGCGCAGATCGCCGACGAGCGCTCGCCGCTCCTGATGGCGCTCGGCGCGCAGCAGCCGCCCGCCGTGCTCGCGCAGATTCGCGAGATTCTGGCGATTGACGCGCACATCGCCAAAGTCGCGCAAAACGCCCAGACGACGCTCGGCGTGGAGTACGAGGCCAGCATGCGCGCAACCCGCAACGTCAGCCAGTACCAGCGTATCGCGCAGTTCTGA
- a CDS encoding aldo/keto reductase — MEQRRIGTSALQVAPLMFGGNVFGWTADEATSFSILDAFTDAGLNFIDTADVYSAWVPGNEGGESETIIGKWLAKSGKRDKVVIATKVAKDARRRGLSAANITAAVEDSLRRLQTDHIDVYFSHEDDASVPFEETLGAYQKLIEAGKVRVIGASNYTGARIEAALAVAKQSGLPAYQIIQPEYNLYDRAQYEADIEPVALAQKLAVVPYYSLASGFLSGKYRSREDLSKSARGSRVEKYLDHRGIRILAALDYVAERHGSTLAAVALAWLIARPSITAPIASATSLDQLESLAAAVRLKLDPADVQALNDASA, encoded by the coding sequence ATGGAACAACGCAGGATCGGCACTTCCGCCTTGCAGGTCGCCCCGCTCATGTTCGGCGGCAACGTCTTCGGCTGGACCGCGGACGAAGCCACTTCGTTCTCGATCCTCGACGCCTTCACCGACGCCGGCCTCAATTTCATCGATACAGCCGACGTCTATTCGGCGTGGGTGCCCGGCAACGAGGGCGGCGAGTCGGAGACGATCATCGGCAAATGGCTCGCGAAGAGCGGCAAGCGCGACAAGGTGGTGATCGCAACGAAGGTCGCGAAAGATGCGCGGCGGCGCGGGCTGTCGGCGGCGAACATCACGGCTGCCGTGGAAGATTCGCTGCGCCGCCTCCAAACCGATCACATCGACGTCTATTTCTCGCACGAAGACGACGCGAGCGTGCCGTTCGAGGAAACGCTGGGCGCGTATCAGAAGCTGATCGAAGCGGGCAAGGTGCGCGTGATTGGCGCGTCTAACTACACGGGCGCGCGGATCGAAGCGGCGCTGGCCGTTGCGAAGCAGAGCGGGCTGCCCGCGTATCAGATCATCCAGCCGGAATACAACCTGTATGACCGCGCCCAGTACGAGGCGGATATCGAACCGGTGGCGCTCGCGCAGAAGCTCGCGGTCGTGCCCTATTACAGCCTTGCGAGCGGCTTTCTATCGGGCAAATACCGTTCGCGCGAGGACTTGAGCAAGAGCGCGCGGGGTTCGCGCGTGGAGAAGTATCTCGATCATCGCGGCATACGGATTCTCGCGGCGCTCGACTACGTGGCCGAGCGTCACGGCAGCACGCTCGCGGCGGTCGCGCTCGCGTGGCTGATCGCGCGGCCGAGCATTACCGCGCCGATCGCGAGCGCGACCTCGCTCGACCAGCTCGAAAGCCTCGCGGCCGCCGTGCGCCTGAAGCTCGATCCCGCCGATGTTCAGGCCCTCAACGACGCCAGCGCCTGA
- a CDS encoding BadF/BadG/BcrA/BcrD ATPase family protein produces MQTYSWLVGVDGGGTGTRVALGDVNGVELARATAGPSGLGLGIERAWQSIEAGCRAAFAEAGVPFDWSQCVLGCGLAGVNNPAWLEPFLAAAPGVAGLAVESDVYTSLLGAHGGAPGVVVALGTGSVAAALSATGECRIAGGFGFPSGDEASGAWFGLRAIVWAQQALDGRVTMDAFAQALLAHVGAHDRESLIVWQCAANQTGYASLAPVVLAHREHPFVAKLLAEAGFAIGQFIEALDPLATLPVALAGGLGQPLREWIPQAQRERLRAPLADSTSGALRLAQQEAARLGG; encoded by the coding sequence ATGCAGACATACTCCTGGTTGGTGGGCGTGGACGGCGGCGGCACCGGCACGCGCGTCGCGCTCGGCGACGTGAATGGCGTCGAACTGGCGCGCGCCACGGCGGGGCCGTCGGGGCTCGGCCTCGGCATCGAGCGCGCGTGGCAGTCGATCGAGGCCGGCTGTCGCGCGGCGTTCGCCGAAGCGGGCGTACCGTTCGACTGGTCGCAATGCGTGCTCGGCTGCGGCCTCGCGGGCGTGAACAATCCCGCCTGGCTGGAGCCGTTTCTCGCCGCCGCGCCCGGCGTGGCCGGCCTCGCAGTGGAAAGCGACGTCTACACCTCGCTGCTGGGCGCGCACGGCGGCGCGCCGGGCGTGGTGGTCGCGCTCGGCACGGGCAGCGTCGCGGCGGCGCTCTCGGCAACCGGTGAATGCCGCATCGCGGGCGGTTTCGGCTTTCCCTCGGGCGACGAAGCGAGCGGCGCGTGGTTCGGCCTGCGCGCGATCGTGTGGGCGCAGCAGGCGCTGGACGGCCGCGTGACAATGGACGCATTCGCGCAGGCACTGCTCGCGCACGTGGGTGCGCACGATCGCGAGAGCCTGATCGTCTGGCAATGCGCGGCGAACCAGACGGGCTACGCGAGTCTGGCGCCCGTTGTGCTGGCGCATCGCGAGCATCCGTTCGTCGCGAAGCTGCTCGCCGAGGCCGGTTTCGCCATCGGCCAGTTCATCGAGGCGCTGGATCCGCTCGCCACGTTGCCGGTCGCGCTCGCGGGCGGCCTTGGCCAGCCCCTGCGCGAATGGATTCCGCAGGCGCAGCGCGAGCGGTTGCGGGCGCCGCTCGCCGACTCCACGAGCGGCGCGCTACGGCTCGCGCAGCAGGAAGCGGCGCGGCTGGGCGGTTGA
- the fliD gene encoding flagellar filament capping protein FliD yields the protein MSTVNSTASTIASTVAATTASSNAALQEAAQSIISGSTGNSSMDVSSLVSALVNAKIAGQAATISASQSTDNTQISAYGTLSAALSALQAGLTSLSNGTTVNAFTATTSGTGITATAASGAVAGTYSVDVAQIAKAQVLTSKGYDANTALASGSATMTLTVNGASTTISLNSSNSTVSGIAAAINGASNNPGVTATVVNGADGAHLVLHDTTTGSTNGISVGIADANTGDALNNLAVTTSSGTSLTGNASATSAQLTANQSSIDNTTYWTQSTPAQDAYFTIDGTGVTSATNTVTSALSGVTLNLTAAAVDTTGTAPQTVTVAQDTSSQSNAINSFVTLYNTLVTTVGTLTSFSSTSSSQGVLLGDSTLNMIQNQLSTIVATGVKNGNTTTSLAAIGITLGADGTLSVDSTTLNNALQNNQSTVATLFSSTNGVAAQLNTNITSYLSSSGAIATRTNALNTDLTNLTTQQTNLTDYQSQLTSMYTAQFTALNTLMATMNNNQQYLTQLFGGTSSAGALATNKS from the coding sequence ATGTCCACCGTAAATTCGACAGCCAGCACGATCGCGAGCACCGTCGCGGCCACTACCGCGTCATCGAATGCCGCTCTGCAGGAAGCCGCCCAGTCGATCATCAGCGGCTCGACCGGCAACTCGTCGATGGACGTGAGCTCGCTCGTTTCCGCGCTTGTGAATGCGAAGATCGCCGGTCAGGCCGCGACCATTTCGGCGTCGCAGTCGACCGACAACACCCAGATTTCCGCGTACGGAACGCTCTCGGCAGCGCTTTCGGCGCTTCAGGCAGGTCTCACCTCCCTGTCCAACGGCACGACCGTCAACGCCTTCACGGCCACCACCAGCGGCACGGGCATCACCGCCACGGCAGCCAGCGGCGCGGTGGCCGGCACGTATTCGGTCGATGTCGCGCAGATCGCCAAGGCTCAGGTGCTCACGTCGAAGGGCTATGACGCGAACACCGCGCTCGCGAGCGGCTCGGCGACCATGACGCTCACCGTCAACGGCGCCAGCACGACGATCTCGCTGAACAGCTCGAACAGCACGGTCTCCGGCATTGCGGCCGCCATCAACGGTGCGAGCAACAACCCCGGCGTCACGGCCACCGTGGTGAACGGCGCGGACGGCGCCCACCTCGTGCTGCACGACACCACCACGGGTTCCACGAACGGCATCTCCGTGGGCATCGCCGACGCGAACACGGGCGACGCGCTCAACAACCTCGCCGTGACAACGAGCTCGGGTACGTCGCTCACCGGCAACGCGAGCGCGACCTCCGCGCAGCTCACGGCCAACCAGTCGTCGATCGACAACACGACGTACTGGACGCAATCCACGCCGGCGCAGGACGCCTACTTCACGATCGACGGCACGGGCGTGACCAGCGCGACCAACACCGTGACCTCGGCCTTGTCGGGCGTGACGCTGAACCTCACGGCCGCGGCCGTCGACACGACCGGCACCGCGCCGCAAACCGTGACGGTCGCCCAGGACACCAGCTCGCAGTCGAACGCGATCAACAGCTTCGTCACGCTGTACAACACGCTCGTCACGACAGTGGGCACGCTCACGTCGTTCAGCTCGACCTCGTCGTCGCAGGGCGTGCTGCTCGGCGACTCGACGTTGAACATGATCCAGAACCAGTTGTCGACGATCGTGGCGACCGGCGTGAAGAACGGCAACACGACCACCAGCCTGGCCGCGATCGGCATTACGCTGGGCGCCGACGGCACGCTTTCGGTGGACAGCACGACGCTCAACAACGCGCTGCAGAACAACCAGTCCACGGTCGCCACGCTGTTCAGCTCGACCAACGGCGTGGCCGCGCAGTTGAACACGAACATCACGAGCTATCTGTCCAGCTCGGGCGCGATCGCGACGCGCACGAACGCGCTCAATACGGATCTGACGAATCTCACGACGCAGCAGACCAACCTCACGGACTATCAGAGCCAACTCACCAGCATGTACACGGCGCAGTTCACGGCGCTCAACACGCTGATGGCGACGATGAACAACAACCAGCAGTATCTGACGCAGCTCTTCGGCGGCACCAGCAGCGCGGGCGCGCTGGCCACCAACAAGAGCTGA
- a CDS encoding flagellin, with protein sequence MLGINSNINSLVAQQNLTSSGSALSQAITRLSSGKRINSAADDAAGLAISNIMQTQINGLDQGVSNSNDGVSMVQTASSGLSSLTSSLQRIRELATQASNGSMTDDDRAALQQEVSQQVSEINRIASQTTYNGMNVLNGSLGSVSFQVGANVGQTITLNLSQNMSAATIGSGVPQAGNTLGSFTNLSLDSTGALSSDADTAGGGGGAVAITTINVISDGSGGYSLTDQNNQALKAADLTSFSGVTITADSNGDATVVASDAASLGSNFASMLDTTMANASSDVGYSSTTEDSVGSTIDSLNSVSTVANIDISSASGASMAMESIDNALNTLNNLQATLGAAQNRFTAIGTTQQAQSTDLSTAQSSIQDADFAQETANLSKAQVLQQAGISVLAQANSQPQQILKLLQ encoded by the coding sequence ATGCTCGGAATTAACAGCAACATCAACTCGCTGGTTGCACAGCAAAATCTGACCAGCTCGGGCAGCGCACTGTCGCAAGCCATTACGCGTCTGTCGTCGGGTAAGCGCATCAACAGCGCAGCCGACGATGCAGCAGGTCTCGCGATCTCGAACATCATGCAGACCCAGATCAACGGTCTGGATCAAGGCGTGTCGAACTCGAACGACGGCGTGTCGATGGTGCAAACCGCATCGAGCGGCCTGTCCTCGCTGACCAGCAGCCTGCAACGTATCCGTGAACTGGCAACGCAAGCCAGCAACGGCAGCATGACCGACGACGACCGCGCAGCGCTTCAGCAAGAAGTCTCGCAGCAAGTTTCGGAAATCAACCGTATCGCTTCGCAAACCACGTACAACGGCATGAACGTGCTGAACGGTTCGCTCGGTTCGGTGTCGTTCCAGGTTGGCGCGAACGTCGGTCAGACGATCACGCTGAACCTGTCGCAAAACATGTCGGCAGCCACGATCGGTTCGGGCGTGCCCCAAGCCGGCAACACGCTCGGTTCGTTCACGAACCTGTCGCTCGACTCGACCGGCGCGCTCAGCTCGGACGCCGACACGGCAGGCGGCGGCGGCGGTGCAGTCGCGATCACGACGATCAACGTGATCTCGGACGGCAGCGGCGGCTACTCGCTCACCGACCAGAACAACCAGGCACTGAAGGCAGCTGACCTCACGAGCTTCTCGGGCGTCACGATCACGGCAGACTCGAACGGCGACGCAACGGTTGTTGCCAGCGACGCAGCCAGCCTGGGTTCGAACTTCGCCAGCATGCTCGACACGACGATGGCAAACGCCAGCTCGGACGTCGGCTACAGCTCGACGACGGAAGATTCGGTCGGCTCGACGATCGACTCGCTGAACTCGGTTTCGACGGTTGCCAACATCGACATCAGCAGCGCAAGCGGCGCCAGCATGGCGATGGAATCGATCGACAACGCGCTGAACACGCTGAACAACCTGCAAGCCACGCTCGGCGCGGCACAGAACCGTTTCACGGCAATCGGCACCACGCAGCAGGCTCAGTCGACCGACCTCTCGACGGCACAATCGTCGATCCAGGACGCCGACTTCGCGCAAGAAACGGCTAACCTGTCGAAGGCGCAAGTGCTCCAGCAAGCCGGTATCTCGGTTCTGGCGCAAGCGAACTCGCAGCCGCAACAGATCCTCAAGCTCCTGCAGTAA
- a CDS encoding DNA-3-methyladenine glycosylase I, with product MTHRCNWATTEALAHYHDTEWGVPSRDDQHLFEMLVLEGAQAGLSWSTILNKREGYRRAFAGFEIDKVARFTPKHVEKLVEDASIVRNRAKIESAIVNARVVQQIQAEHGSLANFVWSFVNDTPLQSDLASYRDAPASTEISDALSKALKKYGCKFVGTTICYAFMQAVGMVNDHERDCMCRAACAKLGKHPRKTRGA from the coding sequence GTGACACACCGCTGCAACTGGGCGACGACCGAAGCGCTCGCGCATTACCACGACACCGAGTGGGGCGTGCCGTCGCGCGACGACCAGCACCTGTTCGAAATGCTCGTGCTCGAGGGCGCGCAGGCCGGTCTATCGTGGTCCACCATTCTCAACAAGCGCGAGGGCTACCGGCGCGCGTTCGCCGGTTTCGAGATCGACAAGGTCGCGCGCTTCACGCCGAAGCATGTCGAAAAGCTGGTGGAGGACGCGTCCATCGTGCGCAATCGCGCCAAGATCGAATCGGCCATCGTCAACGCGCGCGTGGTGCAGCAAATCCAGGCGGAACATGGCTCGCTCGCGAATTTCGTGTGGTCGTTCGTGAACGACACGCCCTTGCAGAGCGATCTCGCTTCGTATCGCGACGCGCCGGCGTCGACGGAAATTTCGGACGCGCTCAGCAAGGCGCTCAAGAAGTATGGCTGCAAGTTCGTCGGCACAACCATCTGCTACGCGTTCATGCAGGCCGTGGGCATGGTCAACGACCACGAGCGCGACTGCATGTGCCGCGCCGCATGCGCGAAGCTCGGCAAGCATCCTCGCAAAACACGAGGCGCGTAA
- a CDS encoding O-linked N-acetylglucosamine transferase family protein — protein MTAFPTLTDPAALAADAIGKHDIDRVMQVAIAHHRKQEYAEAAALYAQVIGADGEHVDAHYHLGVLHLQLEQHAEAVPHFEIVLGQLPQNGQIWIYYINALVASGQPDAARAALEIARQHGLPDDAVRTLLARIDGEDEPAEAALEAASEPAAAAATEPATRENDAISSAEAVASAADVAETADTAATADMADAAPPVSLDPRRASPQEQRQLHQLVSAGKLDAALKLALHLTEQNPAHGECWLDLGLIQQATGNYRDAVDTGEHAARLLPNHLPAQTQLSDRLILTRQYQRAKAHCLEALERFPESAALHRNLGSALLEMGSPDEGFAHLRRATELKPTAIEYDTLATAMGRHGLFEEAEATFRRALEMSPMSSSMHSNLLFYVMHKPNFSAAEAFAEFREFAARHEAPLAGRTPRFANDRNPSRRLKVGFVSGDLINHPVAYFFLSVLEQLVQDPSLSLHIYSNYVVTDGFTTQIRQHATTWTEIFGMSNELVAQKIRDDGIDILVDLSGHTGRNRLVVFAQRAAPVQVSWIGNPATTGLDAVDYYLSDRFVTPLDPFESRFSETLAFLPALAPFKPHPKSPDVNELPALKNGYITFGSFSRIVKIGKEVVALWARVLREVPNSRMLIGAVSAKDQMVRLIEMFAAEGIEASRVSFLGRANVTTYLQQHNLIDVCLDTFPFGNSTTTMQALWMGVPTMTLPGDSMASRSSTGWLTHLGLDAAFVAQDKDDFVHKCAALAADPEALAVVRQELREYCRQSVLIDAGTISRAAARAFRIMWKRWCDGLAPEHFEVLAQDVALEAPIDNPADSASATDSASAASAGQAAEPTLPTNTSRLPAGMKPVRFVCGTRSSRAGFFKETALGRSLMLYQDHPSLQVQLFDENTRGLSSIYNEAIDHAKAHPAILVFVHDDVWLTDNFWDERIRESLAHFDIVGIAGNRRRLPRQPAWCFASSQLEWDDVRYLSGSVGHGKGFPSNNVRRFGPSGQACKLLDGLLLIADSETLVKRNLRFDEQFKFHFYDMDFCRQAELKNLRMGTWPMSVVHESVGAFGPDAWREGYERYLNKYKD, from the coding sequence ATGACCGCTTTTCCCACGTTGACCGACCCCGCCGCGCTCGCCGCCGATGCGATCGGGAAACACGACATCGACCGCGTGATGCAGGTCGCGATCGCGCATCACCGCAAGCAGGAATACGCCGAAGCCGCGGCGCTCTACGCTCAGGTGATCGGCGCCGATGGCGAGCACGTGGATGCCCACTATCACCTTGGCGTGCTTCACCTTCAGCTGGAACAGCACGCCGAGGCGGTGCCGCACTTCGAGATCGTGCTTGGCCAACTGCCGCAAAACGGGCAGATCTGGATCTATTACATCAACGCGCTCGTCGCGAGCGGCCAGCCCGACGCGGCGCGCGCCGCGCTGGAAATCGCCCGGCAACACGGTTTGCCCGACGACGCGGTGCGCACGCTGCTCGCGCGCATCGACGGTGAGGACGAACCTGCCGAAGCGGCGTTGGAAGCGGCTTCGGAACCGGCAGCCGCCGCGGCAACCGAGCCGGCGACCCGCGAGAACGACGCAATCAGCAGCGCCGAAGCCGTCGCCAGTGCCGCCGATGTGGCCGAGACCGCGGATACCGCCGCCACTGCCGACATGGCCGATGCCGCGCCGCCCGTGAGTCTCGACCCGCGCCGCGCCAGCCCGCAGGAACAGCGCCAGCTCCATCAGCTCGTGAGCGCCGGCAAGCTCGACGCGGCGCTCAAGCTCGCCCTCCACCTCACGGAGCAGAACCCCGCGCACGGCGAATGCTGGCTCGATCTCGGACTGATCCAGCAAGCCACGGGCAATTATCGGGACGCCGTCGACACCGGCGAACACGCCGCCCGTTTGCTGCCCAATCACCTGCCCGCTCAAACGCAGTTGTCCGACCGTCTCATCCTCACGCGTCAATATCAACGGGCCAAGGCGCATTGCCTCGAAGCGCTCGAGCGCTTTCCCGAAAGCGCCGCGCTGCATCGCAATCTGGGTTCCGCGCTGCTGGAAATGGGCTCGCCCGACGAAGGTTTCGCGCATCTGCGTCGCGCCACCGAACTGAAGCCGACCGCGATCGAGTACGACACGCTCGCCACCGCAATGGGCCGCCACGGATTGTTCGAGGAAGCCGAAGCCACGTTCCGCCGCGCGCTCGAGATGTCGCCGATGAGCTCGTCGATGCACAGCAACCTGCTGTTTTACGTGATGCACAAGCCGAACTTCAGCGCGGCCGAAGCATTCGCGGAATTCCGCGAGTTTGCGGCGCGTCACGAAGCGCCGCTGGCCGGCCGCACGCCCCGGTTCGCCAACGATCGCAACCCGTCGCGGCGCCTGAAAGTGGGCTTCGTTTCGGGCGATCTGATCAATCACCCGGTCGCGTACTTTTTCCTTTCGGTGCTCGAGCAACTGGTGCAAGACCCGAGCCTGTCGTTGCACATCTATTCGAACTACGTGGTCACCGACGGCTTCACCACGCAGATTCGTCAGCATGCGACGACGTGGACCGAAATCTTCGGGATGTCTAACGAACTCGTGGCGCAGAAGATTCGCGACGACGGCATCGACATTCTCGTCGACCTTTCCGGCCACACCGGCCGCAATCGCCTTGTGGTCTTCGCGCAGCGCGCCGCGCCGGTTCAGGTGAGCTGGATCGGCAATCCCGCCACGACGGGCCTCGACGCCGTCGACTATTACCTGTCGGATCGCTTCGTCACGCCGCTCGACCCGTTCGAAAGCCGTTTCTCGGAAACGCTCGCGTTCCTGCCGGCGCTCGCGCCGTTCAAGCCGCATCCGAAGTCGCCGGACGTGAACGAACTGCCCGCGCTCAAGAACGGCTACATCACCTTCGGCAGCTTCAGCCGCATCGTCAAGATCGGCAAGGAAGTCGTGGCGCTGTGGGCGCGCGTGCTGCGCGAAGTGCCGAACTCGCGCATGCTGATCGGCGCGGTTTCCGCGAAGGATCAGATGGTCCGGCTGATCGAAATGTTCGCGGCGGAAGGGATCGAAGCGAGCCGTGTCAGCTTCCTCGGCCGCGCGAACGTCACGACCTATTTGCAGCAGCACAACCTGATCGACGTCTGCCTCGACACGTTCCCGTTCGGCAATTCGACCACGACCATGCAGGCGCTGTGGATGGGCGTGCCCACCATGACGCTGCCCGGCGATTCGATGGCGAGCCGCAGCAGCACGGGCTGGCTCACGCATCTCGGGCTCGACGCGGCGTTCGTGGCGCAGGACAAGGACGATTTCGTGCACAAGTGCGCGGCGCTCGCCGCCGACCCGGAAGCGCTCGCGGTCGTGCGCCAGGAGTTGCGCGAATACTGCCGCCAGTCGGTGCTGATCGACGCGGGCACGATCTCGCGCGCGGCGGCGCGCGCGTTTCGTATCATGTGGAAGCGCTGGTGCGACGGGCTCGCGCCCGAGCATTTCGAAGTGCTCGCACAGGACGTGGCGCTGGAAGCGCCCATCGACAATCCGGCAGATTCGGCAAGCGCGACGGATTCGGCAAGCGCAGCCAGCGCAGGACAAGCAGCAGAACCGACGCTGCCGACCAACACCAGCCGCCTTCCCGCCGGTATGAAGCCCGTTCGGTTCGTTTGCGGCACGCGCAGCAGCCGCGCAGGGTTCTTCAAGGAAACCGCGCTGGGCCGCTCGCTGATGCTCTACCAGGACCACCCGAGCCTGCAAGTGCAACTCTTCGACGAGAACACGCGCGGCCTCTCCAGCATCTACAACGAGGCGATCGACCACGCCAAAGCGCATCCCGCGATTCTCGTGTTCGTTCACGACGACGTCTGGCTCACCGACAACTTCTGGGACGAGCGCATTCGCGAATCGCTCGCCCATTTCGACATAGTGGGCATTGCCGGCAATCGCCGCCGTCTGCCGCGCCAGCCTGCCTGGTGTTTCGCCTCGAGCCAGCTGGAGTGGGACGACGTGCGATATCTGAGCGGCAGCGTGGGCCACGGCAAGGGCTTCCCGAGCAATAACGTGCGCCGGTTCGGCCCTTCCGGGCAGGCCTGCAAGCTGCTGGACGGCCTGCTGCTGATCGCCGACAGCGAGACGCTCGTAAAACGCAATCTGCGCTTCGACGAGCAGTTCAAGTTCCACTTCTACGACATGGACTTCTGCCGTCAGGCCGAACTCAAGAATCTGCGCATGGGCACCTGGCCGATGAGCGTGGTTCACGAAAGCGTCGGCGCGTTCGGGCCGGACGCCTGGCGCGAAGGCTACGAGCGCTATCTGAACAAATACAAGGACTAA
- the rpsU gene encoding 30S ribosomal protein S21 has translation MTTILLKENEPFEVAIRRFRRAIEKNGLIAELRERQSYEKPTAVRKRKKAAAVKRLHKRLRSQMLPKKLH, from the coding sequence ATGACGACGATTCTTCTGAAGGAAAACGAGCCGTTCGAAGTGGCTATCCGCCGCTTCCGCCGCGCAATCGAAAAGAACGGCCTGATCGCCGAACTGCGTGAGCGCCAATCGTACGAAAAGCCGACGGCTGTTCGTAAGCGCAAGAAGGCAGCGGCTGTGAAGCGCCTGCACAAGCGCCTGCGCAGCCAGATGCTGCCGAAGAAGCTCCACTAA